A region of Nostoc sp. 'Peltigera membranacea cyanobiont' N6 DNA encodes the following proteins:
- a CDS encoding Uma2 family endonuclease translates to MVQPLWSIYLKIAVSPDAAFYSGKPTGGRFLNGAPIFAAEVRSENDYGDKAEKDMASKRRDYFAAGTLVVWDVDVLKEEVIRVYRASNPEEPQVYSRDEVAEAEPAVPGWTMLVDNLFV, encoded by the coding sequence TTGGTTCAACCACTGTGGTCTATTTACCTGAAAATTGCTGTAAGTCCTGATGCTGCATTTTACTCTGGGAAACCTACAGGTGGGCGATTCCTCAATGGTGCGCCTATATTTGCTGCTGAGGTAAGAAGCGAAAATGATTACGGTGATAAAGCTGAAAAAGATATGGCTAGTAAACGCCGTGATTATTTTGCGGCTGGTACGCTGGTAGTTTGGGATGTAGATGTACTCAAAGAGGAAGTTATTAGAGTATATCGTGCTAGTAATCCTGAAGAACCCCAAGTTTATAGCCGTGATGAAGTGGCTGAAGCTGAACCGGCAGTACCGGGATGGACTATGTTAGTGGATAATTTGTTTGTTTAG
- a CDS encoding HNH endonuclease, producing the protein MEFAEISFFLETTADKIEASWDIRSLSNIANQRVPDFIMSGRGTLLRADIHILWTQWFIESICNPDIFANSSQGYAYIVKTVQKRVPLIFPGISEDERNKITKYIARLVDKEVQRRKERKRISLSLENRKMLWDIYGTEQRCWICGYKFTTWAENKFLGYTNYQEVPLPQFVDYMRLNGLTERHISVEVDHVVPFSKGGNEEDNLRLACGWCNSHKSDRTSLYDVALKPRILNHTKLGKQSIPHPFWIVRLLSVRRCCEYEGGCEQTVDNAELTVFPRHPEGAMNPTNLRVICSEHDPLGSNRFVSRTIAEQVS; encoded by the coding sequence ATGGAATTTGCAGAAATTAGCTTTTTTCTTGAGACTACAGCAGACAAAATTGAAGCTTCTTGGGATATCAGGAGTCTCAGTAACATTGCAAATCAGAGAGTACCTGACTTTATCATGAGCGGTCGAGGAACTTTACTAAGAGCTGATATACATATATTGTGGACACAGTGGTTTATTGAGTCCATCTGCAATCCAGATATATTTGCTAATTCTTCTCAAGGCTATGCCTACATAGTAAAAACAGTTCAAAAAAGAGTGCCTCTTATTTTTCCAGGCATTTCTGAGGATGAGCGAAATAAAATAACAAAGTATATTGCGAGATTAGTAGATAAAGAAGTTCAACGAAGAAAGGAGAGGAAACGCATTTCTCTGAGTTTAGAAAATAGAAAAATGTTATGGGATATCTACGGAACAGAACAGCGTTGTTGGATTTGTGGATATAAATTTACCACATGGGCTGAAAATAAGTTTTTGGGATATACCAACTATCAGGAAGTTCCTCTTCCTCAGTTTGTTGACTACATGAGATTAAATGGTTTGACAGAACGGCATATTTCTGTTGAAGTTGACCATGTTGTGCCCTTTTCAAAAGGTGGTAATGAAGAAGATAACCTTCGTTTAGCATGTGGTTGGTGCAACTCTCACAAAAGTGATCGAACTTCTTTGTATGATGTTGCACTGAAACCACGTATATTAAATCATACAAAATTGGGTAAACAAAGTATTCCTCATCCTTTTTGGATTGTTCGACTTTTGTCTGTACGTAGATGCTGCGAATATGAGGGAGGTTGTGAGCAGACTGTAGATAATGCAGAGTTGACTGTATTTCCCAGGCATCCTGAAGGTGCAATGAACCCAACAAATCTACGTGTTATTTGCTCTGAGCATGATCCTTTAGGTTCAAATCGTTTTGTGAGTAGAACGATTGCAGAACAAGTGTCTTAG
- a CDS encoding IS630 family transposase — protein MQELRHDYRRTLDKIDVRNLIFVDEAGLNLSMSRLFARALDGERAVGSIPGSKGGNISLIGALNLDGLVAAMTVPGSINTEVFLTYVTQVLAPQLWKGAIVVLDNLKVHHAERVRVAIESVGAKVKFLPPYSPDLSPIELCWSKLKQFLRSCEARTLESRWPCNGSCCQLHYRR, from the coding sequence GTGCAAGAGTTAAGGCATGATTATCGCCGAACTTTAGATAAGATTGATGTCCGAAACCTCATATTTGTCGATGAAGCTGGATTGAATTTATCAATGTCACGGTTGTTTGCTAGAGCATTAGATGGCGAAAGAGCAGTTGGTAGTATCCCTGGAAGCAAGGGTGGAAACATTTCTTTGATTGGTGCTTTAAACCTTGATGGACTCGTTGCAGCAATGACTGTGCCAGGAAGCATAAATACTGAGGTATTTCTCACTTATGTGACTCAGGTCTTAGCACCTCAGTTGTGGAAAGGGGCTATTGTGGTCTTAGATAATCTAAAAGTTCATCACGCCGAGCGTGTAAGAGTTGCAATTGAGTCCGTCGGTGCAAAAGTTAAGTTTTTGCCCCCCTACTCTCCAGATTTATCTCCCATAGAACTGTGTTGGTCGAAACTGAAGCAATTTCTCCGTTCCTGCGAGGCACGCACACTGGAATCACGATGGCCTTGCAATGGCTCTTGCTGTCAATTACATTACCGAAGATGA
- a CDS encoding helix-turn-helix domain-containing protein gives MPVSYSEDLRRRVIAAWLAKEGSQRQVAQRFKVSLSFVRNLLRQYRTNGQIEAKRRGGYQKPTIQNEDLSIIQSLVEEKNDLLLRELCDRYAERTGISVSITTMHRAVEKLGLRVKKKVFMLVSKIPHECKS, from the coding sequence ATGCCAGTATCTTACTCCGAGGATTTGCGTCGTCGCGTGATTGCAGCTTGGTTAGCAAAGGAAGGTTCTCAACGGCAGGTGGCACAAAGATTTAAGGTCAGCTTGTCGTTTGTACGAAACCTACTGCGTCAGTATCGGACAAATGGACAAATCGAGGCGAAACGACGTGGAGGATACCAAAAGCCGACAATTCAAAACGAGGATCTGAGCATTATCCAGTCTTTGGTTGAGGAAAAAAATGATTTGTTGCTCAGAGAATTATGCGATCGCTATGCAGAACGCACAGGGATTAGTGTGAGTATCACTACAATGCATCGTGCGGTAGAAAAATTAGGCTTACGTGTAAAAAAAAAAGTCTTTATGCTAGTGAGCAAGATACCCCACGAGTGCAAGAGTTAA
- a CDS encoding DGQHR domain-containing protein, whose amino-acid sequence MKDSASDPTADIAREYLERENKEKQVLALLLEKFLGRKDQILVQKTEMGGTEAYVSSVTLEWFAGRVHFASGLPLFQKKYNPETENIEIDADSIDEIQQRPLDWSRQAPLVQYLAARHNHKFPPVLVVINQPWVDNPKAAEWDSEGRATKSTTDFIPLDKDAKVGLLNISEDDVTIYALDGQHRLMGVQGLMELIKTRKLQRYKKDKGADDSFITVNDLIEKYQVDLAYLQNLPKEKIGIEFICAVAAGETRTQARRRVRSIFVHVNLMAAPLTKGQLTQLNEDDGFAIVARKIAVTHPLLEQRQERNPRVNWNSATVASNSTVLTTLQALQDMSERYLAQKFPHWKPLEKGLIPMRPEDEELEQGIEEFRKLFDSLASLSSYKILEHEDTPALRRFSFEKDGGEGNMLFRPVAQVALAQAIGILVFKKGFSLADIFKKLRKFDQQGGFSGMEYPQSLWYGVLYDPNKKRVQVAGRDLAAKLLIYILGGVQDHMESAELRKALADARTVEDKTIGFDGEFVDPKAVGLPTIL is encoded by the coding sequence ATGAAAGATAGTGCATCTGACCCCACTGCTGACATCGCTAGAGAATACCTGGAACGGGAAAACAAGGAAAAACAGGTACTAGCTTTACTTCTAGAGAAGTTTTTAGGGAGAAAAGATCAGATTCTCGTTCAAAAAACCGAGATGGGTGGTACTGAGGCTTATGTTAGCTCTGTCACCTTGGAATGGTTCGCAGGTCGGGTTCACTTCGCCTCTGGCTTACCTCTTTTTCAAAAAAAGTATAATCCAGAGACAGAGAATATCGAGATTGACGCGGATAGTATTGATGAAATTCAGCAACGTCCCCTTGATTGGTCGCGTCAAGCGCCGCTAGTGCAGTATTTGGCGGCTCGACACAACCATAAGTTTCCGCCGGTGCTAGTAGTAATTAATCAACCGTGGGTGGATAATCCCAAAGCTGCTGAGTGGGATAGTGAAGGACGCGCCACAAAATCTACTACTGATTTCATCCCCCTAGATAAAGACGCTAAAGTAGGTCTGCTAAATATTTCTGAGGATGATGTAACTATTTATGCACTGGATGGTCAACACCGATTAATGGGTGTACAGGGATTGATGGAGTTAATCAAAACTCGTAAACTCCAGCGCTATAAAAAAGATAAAGGTGCTGATGACAGTTTTATTACAGTCAATGATTTGATAGAAAAGTACCAAGTAGACCTTGCTTACTTGCAAAATTTACCCAAGGAAAAAATTGGTATTGAGTTCATCTGTGCGGTAGCGGCTGGGGAAACTCGCACCCAGGCGAGGCGGAGAGTGAGATCGATTTTTGTTCATGTTAACCTGATGGCTGCACCCTTGACTAAAGGTCAGCTAACCCAGTTGAATGAAGATGATGGTTTTGCGATCGTTGCTAGAAAAATTGCAGTTACACATCCACTATTAGAACAACGACAAGAGCGCAATCCCCGTGTTAATTGGAATAGTGCAACAGTGGCTTCCAATTCTACAGTTTTGACGACTTTGCAAGCTCTACAAGATATGTCTGAGCGATATTTGGCTCAAAAGTTCCCTCACTGGAAACCCTTGGAGAAAGGTCTAATTCCCATGCGTCCAGAGGATGAAGAACTTGAGCAGGGAATTGAGGAATTTAGAAAGCTATTTGATTCTTTGGCTAGTCTTTCTAGTTATAAAATTTTAGAACACGAGGATACACCAGCTTTACGCCGCTTCAGCTTTGAGAAAGATGGAGGTGAAGGAAATATGCTTTTCCGTCCAGTTGCTCAAGTTGCGTTAGCGCAAGCTATCGGAATTTTGGTTTTTAAAAAAGGTTTTTCCTTAGCAGATATTTTTAAGAAACTGCGGAAGTTTGACCAGCAAGGTGGTTTTAGTGGTATGGAATATCCTCAATCTCTTTGGTATGGGGTTTTGTATGACCCAAATAAAAAGCGAGTGCAGGTTGCTGGACGAGATTTGGCGGCGAAATTATTGATTTACATTTTGGGTGGAGTTCAGGATCACATGGAATCTGCTGAACTTCGTAAGGCTTTGGCAGATGCTAGGACTGTTGAAGATAAAACAATAGGTTTTGATGGCGAGTTTGTTGATCCAAAAGCTGTAGGACTTCCAACGATTTTATAA
- a CDS encoding AAA family ATPase, whose protein sequence is MKLTSIKLCNFRSFYGTTPEMILAGGDAQNTTIIHGNNGSGKTSLLNAFTWVLYDKFSAAFASIEQLVNKRAIAEAQKGQAVECWVEIGWEHEGKRYRVKRACRGYKNEGDFDAGKTQLTMWVGADDGKWNIPIQQPDDIINQILPATLHQYFFFDGERIEEIVRSDKKAEIAEATKIFLGVEVINRSIRHLGDAKKTLENDLKAIGDSETKQLLRQQEKIERERERITKRQTEIKEELEYQQTFKKETSNRLRELSAAKELQERWQDLESQKAANQEEYKKTKEALKKVISARGYTVLLSQTTSQFRGIINDLKQRGELTSGISREFVNDLLNSQRCICGAELHEGNHSHTHVSTWLNKAGSSAVEETAIRMSAQVDEIDKQAIGFWEEVDREQTRINQLRQSISQIEGDLDNIQERLRKDANEEISSLQKRLDEIESKIDELNREQGANQQQIAQLTTEIEGLNKQIAKQKLNEDKQTLAQRRINATQDAIERLTEVRNRQEQQFRLQLEKRVQEIFMEISVTPYIPKISDKYELTLVENTTGVEAPVAASTGENQILSLSFIASIIDKVREWSEKRKMMMIPDSSTFPIVMDSPFGSLDENSRRHIAKTIPQLANQLIVLVTKTQWRGEVEAEMTNRIGREYVLTYYSSKPDCEQDYIELGGERYPLVKQSPNEFEYTEIIAVERNL, encoded by the coding sequence ATGAAGCTGACTTCAATCAAGCTCTGCAACTTTCGCTCCTTTTATGGTACGACACCAGAGATGATCCTGGCTGGGGGAGATGCTCAAAACACGACAATTATTCATGGCAATAATGGCTCTGGTAAAACTAGCTTGCTGAATGCCTTTACATGGGTATTGTATGATAAATTTAGTGCAGCGTTTGCATCGATAGAGCAGTTAGTGAATAAGCGTGCGATCGCAGAGGCTCAAAAAGGTCAAGCTGTAGAATGTTGGGTAGAGATTGGCTGGGAACATGAAGGTAAACGCTATCGAGTTAAACGCGCCTGTCGGGGTTATAAAAACGAAGGTGATTTTGACGCTGGTAAAACTCAATTAACCATGTGGGTTGGTGCGGATGATGGGAAATGGAATATTCCAATTCAGCAACCAGACGATATAATTAATCAAATTTTACCCGCAACTTTACATCAATATTTTTTCTTTGACGGCGAACGAATTGAAGAAATCGTTCGTTCTGATAAAAAAGCTGAAATTGCTGAAGCTACAAAAATCTTCTTAGGTGTGGAGGTAATCAATCGTTCTATCAGACATCTGGGAGATGCTAAAAAAACTCTAGAAAATGATTTGAAAGCGATTGGTGATTCTGAAACTAAACAGTTATTACGACAGCAAGAAAAAATAGAACGCGAACGTGAACGCATTACCAAACGGCAAACTGAAATTAAAGAAGAGTTAGAATATCAACAAACTTTTAAAAAAGAGACAAGTAACCGTTTGCGAGAATTGAGTGCTGCTAAGGAATTGCAAGAAAGATGGCAGGATTTAGAATCGCAGAAAGCGGCGAATCAAGAAGAATATAAAAAAACGAAGGAAGCGCTGAAAAAAGTTATTTCCGCGCGGGGTTATACAGTTTTACTCTCACAAACTACATCGCAGTTTCGAGGAATTATCAATGATTTAAAGCAGCGCGGTGAATTAACATCAGGAATTTCGCGGGAATTTGTGAATGATTTACTCAATTCTCAACGCTGTATTTGTGGCGCAGAATTACACGAGGGTAATCATTCTCACACTCATGTGAGTACCTGGTTAAATAAAGCCGGTTCTTCGGCGGTAGAAGAAACTGCAATTCGGATGAGCGCTCAAGTAGATGAAATTGATAAGCAAGCAATAGGTTTTTGGGAAGAAGTTGACAGAGAACAAACTAGGATTAATCAGTTAAGGCAAAGTATATCTCAAATTGAAGGCGATTTAGACAATATTCAAGAACGGTTACGAAAAGATGCTAATGAAGAAATTAGCAGTTTGCAAAAACGATTAGATGAAATTGAAAGCAAAATTGATGAATTAAATCGAGAACAGGGTGCAAATCAGCAGCAAATTGCTCAACTCACAACTGAAATTGAAGGTTTAAATAAACAAATCGCCAAACAAAAGCTGAATGAAGATAAGCAAACTTTAGCACAGCGACGAATTAATGCTACTCAAGATGCAATCGAACGGTTAACGGAAGTTAGAAATCGTCAAGAGCAACAATTTCGCCTGCAACTAGAAAAGCGAGTACAAGAAATATTCATGGAGATTTCTGTTACTCCATACATTCCTAAAATTAGCGATAAATATGAACTGACATTAGTAGAAAATACCACAGGTGTGGAAGCACCAGTTGCAGCATCCACTGGCGAGAATCAAATTCTCAGCTTATCCTTTATTGCTAGCATCATTGACAAAGTAAGGGAATGGAGTGAGAAACGGAAAATGATGATGATTCCCGATAGTAGCACTTTTCCAATTGTCATGGATTCGCCGTTTGGTAGTTTGGATGAGAATTCGCGGCGACACATTGCGAAGACAATTCCCCAATTAGCGAATCAATTGATAGTTCTAGTCACTAAGACTCAGTGGCGGGGTGAAGTTGAAGCAGAAATGACAAATAGAATTGGTAGAGAATATGTACTTACGTATTATTCATCTAAGCCTGATTGCGAACAAGATTATATTGAGTTGGGTGGCGAAAGATATCCTTTGGTGAAACAAAGTCCGAATGAGTTTGAGTATACTGAAATTATCGCGGTTGAACGTAATCTTTAA
- a CDS encoding Uma2 family endonuclease — MVASPDRNYMSPQEYLEWEERQEIKYEYIDGEVFAMTGGTLPHNDIALNLASALKSHLRGSGCRVNMADGKVGISEKGPFHYPDVVVSCDERDKQAIQFLQYPCLIVEVLSPSTEAYDRGTKFTRYRRIQTLQEYVLIDAEKISLDCFRINDKGIWELHPYEEGDEVNLTSVDFRFPISLVYEDVVFGETNRQGAENAEGR, encoded by the coding sequence ATGGTTGCGAGTCCAGACAGAAATTATATGTCTCCACAGGAATATCTGGAATGGGAAGAACGCCAAGAAATTAAATACGAATATATTGATGGTGAAGTTTTCGCCATGACTGGGGGTACTCTTCCCCATAATGATATTGCTTTAAACTTAGCTTCAGCATTAAAAAGTCACCTGCGAGGAAGTGGGTGTCGTGTGAATATGGCGGATGGTAAAGTAGGTATATCTGAAAAAGGGCCTTTTCATTATCCCGATGTTGTAGTGAGTTGCGATGAACGAGATAAACAAGCTATTCAATTTCTCCAATATCCTTGTTTAATTGTCGAGGTTCTTTCCCCAAGTACGGAAGCTTACGATAGAGGTACAAAATTTACGCGGTATCGTCGCATTCAGACTTTGCAAGAATATGTCCTCATTGATGCTGAAAAAATTAGTTTAGATTGCTTTCGTATAAATGACAAAGGAATTTGGGAATTACATCCTTATGAAGAAGGGGATGAGGTTAATTTAACTAGTGTTGATTTTCGCTTTCCTATTTCTTTGGTTTATGAAGATGTTGTATTTGGAGAAACGAACCGCCAAGGCGCAGAGAACGCAGAGGGAAGATAA
- a CDS encoding Uma2 family endonuclease, with the protein MSIKSEVTIEDLYHLPDNCKAEIVNGKLVLMSPTGFLPGRAGGEIYASLRDYERLTKSGYALPDNVGFVVNLPNRRSLQQFPGN; encoded by the coding sequence ATGAGTATTAAAAGTGAGGTAACTATTGAAGATTTGTACCATTTACCTGACAATTGTAAAGCAGAGATTGTCAATGGGAAATTGGTGCTGATGTCTCCAACTGGATTTTTACCAGGACGTGCAGGTGGTGAAATTTATGCAAGTCTACGGGATTATGAACGTCTGACAAAAAGTGGTTATGCTTTACCTGATAATGTCGGTTTTGTTGTCAATCTCCCTAATCGTCGTTCTTTACAGCAATTTCCAGGTAATTGA
- the lexA gene encoding transcriptional repressor LexA: protein MERLTEAQQELYEWLAEYIRTHQHSPSIRQMMQAMNLKSPAPIQSRLEHLRTKGYIEWTEGQARTIRILRPVKQGVPILGTIAAGGLIEPFTDAVDHLDFSNFDLPPQTYALRVAGDSMIEDLITDGDVVFLRPVAEPNHLKNGTIVAARVDGFGTTLKRFYRQGDRVTLKPANPKYNPIEVMAQQVQVQGSLIGVWRGYN from the coding sequence ATGGAACGTCTAACAGAAGCTCAACAAGAACTTTACGAATGGTTGGCAGAATATATCAGAACGCACCAGCATTCGCCTTCAATTAGGCAAATGATGCAAGCGATGAACTTGAAGTCACCAGCACCAATTCAAAGTCGTTTAGAGCATTTACGCACTAAGGGATATATCGAATGGACTGAAGGACAAGCGCGAACAATTCGGATTTTACGTCCTGTTAAGCAAGGTGTACCAATTTTGGGCACGATCGCTGCTGGTGGTTTAATAGAACCGTTTACTGATGCTGTAGATCATCTAGACTTTTCTAATTTCGATTTACCTCCCCAAACCTACGCTTTGCGCGTAGCTGGCGATAGCATGATTGAAGATTTAATTACTGATGGCGATGTGGTATTTCTGCGTCCAGTAGCAGAACCAAATCATTTAAAAAATGGTACTATCGTTGCCGCCAGAGTTGATGGATTCGGTACAACTTTAAAACGTTTTTATCGCCAAGGCGATCGCGTTACTCTCAAACCAGCAAATCCTAAGTACAATCCCATTGAAGTCATGGCTCAACAAGTACAGGTGCAGGGTTCTCTCATTGGTGTTTGGCGTGGTTACAACTGA
- a CDS encoding DNA phosphorothioation-associated protein 4, translating to MAETGRIRVAKDKAELVKDLTLTSSDGGTGPFQTYADVIVFAAALGAKHKRRVALGEISKREPSPIGQEHFIIKGYDLIIKLLAIAEAKELNILSYENEKYENQRLRMFEEYANGGLEILQQELRGAVDYSERLLLILMTERFNETLQQEATFDLSRFI from the coding sequence ATGGCAGAAACTGGCAGAATCAGGGTTGCTAAAGATAAAGCTGAGTTAGTCAAGGATTTAACATTAACGTCTTCAGATGGTGGAACAGGGCCTTTTCAAACCTATGCTGATGTGATTGTGTTTGCAGCAGCTTTGGGCGCAAAACATAAAAGGCGGGTGGCTTTGGGAGAGATTTCCAAAAGGGAACCATCGCCTATCGGACAAGAACATTTCATAATTAAGGGATATGATTTGATAATCAAGCTACTAGCAATTGCTGAAGCTAAAGAGCTTAATATTTTATCTTATGAAAACGAAAAATATGAAAACCAACGCCTTCGTATGTTTGAAGAATATGCTAATGGTGGGCTTGAAATATTGCAACAGGAGTTAAGAGGTGCAGTAGACTACTCAGAAAGGCTTCTTCTAATTTTGATGACTGAAAGATTCAATGAAACACTACAACAAGAAGCAACTTTTGACTTAAGTCGTTTTATATAA
- the argF gene encoding ornithine carbamoyltransferase, whose product MAALLGRDLLSLADISPTEVQELLELATQLKSQQLKLQCNKVLGLLFSKASTRTRVSFTVAMYQLGGQVIDLNPNVTQVSRGEPLQDTARVLDRYLDILAIRTFAQQDLETFARYAKIPVINALTDAEHPCQVLADLLTVQESFNTLAGLTLTYVGDGNNMANSLMLGCALVGMNVRIATPSGYEPDSQIVEQARAIANNKTEVLVTHDPELAAKGSAVLYTDVWASMGQEAEADNRMPIFQPYQISEQLLSLADPEAIVLHCLPAHRGEEITEAVIEGSQSKVWEQAENRLHAQKALLASILGAE is encoded by the coding sequence ATGGCAGCATTGCTCGGACGAGATTTATTAAGTCTAGCGGACATCAGTCCTACCGAAGTTCAAGAACTCCTGGAATTGGCAACTCAACTGAAATCACAACAGTTGAAGTTGCAGTGTAATAAAGTTTTGGGGTTGTTGTTCTCCAAAGCTTCAACTCGCACGCGGGTAAGCTTTACTGTGGCGATGTACCAACTGGGTGGACAGGTAATCGATCTCAACCCTAACGTCACTCAAGTTAGTCGCGGGGAACCTTTACAGGATACAGCGCGGGTATTGGATCGATATCTGGATATTTTGGCAATTCGCACTTTTGCCCAGCAGGATTTGGAAACTTTTGCTCGCTATGCCAAGATTCCGGTGATTAATGCGCTTACTGATGCAGAACATCCTTGTCAGGTATTGGCGGATTTATTGACGGTTCAAGAAAGCTTTAACACCCTTGCTGGGTTAACTTTAACCTACGTGGGCGATGGGAATAATATGGCTAATTCTCTGATGTTGGGTTGTGCATTGGTGGGAATGAATGTCAGAATAGCTACCCCTAGCGGATATGAGCCAGATTCTCAGATTGTAGAACAAGCAAGAGCGATCGCTAATAATAAAACGGAAGTCCTCGTCACTCACGATCCAGAATTAGCAGCTAAGGGTTCTGCTGTACTTTATACTGATGTTTGGGCAAGTATGGGGCAAGAAGCAGAAGCAGATAACCGGATGCCAATTTTTCAGCCTTACCAAATTTCGGAACAACTATTAAGTCTTGCCGATCCAGAGGCAATTGTTTTACACTGCTTACCAGCCCATCGTGGTGAAGAAATTACTGAGGCAGTTATTGAAGGTTCTCAATCAAAAGTTTGGGAACAGGCAGAAAATCGCCTCCACGCGCAGAAAGCTTTGCTTGCGAGTATTTTAGGGGCGGAATGA
- a CDS encoding DNA phosphorothioation system restriction enzyme, with protein MYLTKNSVQQLPTFRLKLPFARESKGSYYTQPLPGCPRMPVSLQLREYQRQAIASWFTNNGRGTLKMATGSGKTITALAIACELYQQINLQVLVVVCPYRHLVTQWARECEKFNLQPILAFENLRTWQSQLSTQIYNLRSGSQRFVTVITTNSTLIGDGFQSQLKYFPAKTLIIGDEAHNLGAPKLEESLPRSVGLRLALSATPERYFDDFGTQSLFDYFGPVLQPEFTLRDAIAQGALVHYLYYPVLVELTEAESIAYLKLTKRIGRSLLYRERGNGESGNFEDNEDLKPLLMQRARLIGAAENKLTALHELMTTRRETTHTLFYCSDGSQDAGQRSSLRQLKAVAKILGVDLGYKVSTYTAQTTLQEREILRQQFESGELQGLVAIRCLDEGVDIPAIQTAVILSSSGNPRQFIQRRGRVLRPHPGKERATIFDMIVLPPDLDRETIEVERNLLKKELRRFVEFADLADNAGVARMKLLDLQKRYGLLDI; from the coding sequence ATGTACCTGACGAAAAATTCAGTGCAGCAACTGCCCACTTTCCGGTTGAAATTACCGTTTGCAAGGGAAAGTAAGGGCAGTTATTACACGCAACCATTACCAGGATGCCCAAGAATGCCTGTGTCTCTGCAATTGCGGGAATATCAGCGCCAAGCGATCGCTAGCTGGTTTACCAACAATGGCAGAGGGACGCTGAAAATGGCTACTGGTAGTGGTAAAACCATTACTGCATTAGCGATCGCTTGTGAACTCTACCAACAGATTAATTTACAAGTTTTGGTGGTGGTATGTCCCTACCGCCATCTCGTTACTCAATGGGCGCGAGAATGCGAAAAATTTAATTTGCAACCCATTTTAGCTTTTGAGAATTTACGCACTTGGCAAAGTCAACTTTCTACCCAAATTTATAATCTGCGTTCTGGTTCTCAACGGTTTGTGACTGTCATAACTACGAACTCCACTTTAATTGGAGATGGGTTTCAGTCTCAACTCAAATATTTTCCCGCCAAAACTTTAATTATTGGAGATGAGGCGCATAATTTAGGCGCACCCAAGTTAGAGGAAAGTTTGCCGCGCAGTGTGGGGTTGAGACTGGCTTTATCTGCCACACCGGAAAGATATTTTGATGATTTTGGTACGCAATCTCTATTTGATTATTTTGGCCCAGTTCTCCAGCCAGAGTTTACTTTGAGGGATGCGATCGCTCAAGGTGCTTTGGTACATTATTTGTATTATCCGGTGCTGGTGGAGTTAACTGAAGCAGAAAGTATTGCCTATTTAAAGTTAACTAAAAGAATTGGGCGATCGCTATTATATAGAGAACGAGGAAATGGAGAATCAGGAAACTTTGAAGACAATGAAGATTTAAAACCGTTGTTGATGCAAAGAGCAAGATTAATTGGTGCGGCGGAAAATAAATTAACCGCTTTGCATGAATTAATGACAACTCGCCGCGAAACTACTCACACTCTTTTTTATTGCAGTGATGGTTCACAGGATGCGGGACAACGTTCATCGCTACGCCAACTTAAAGCTGTTGCTAAAATTCTGGGAGTAGATTTAGGTTACAAGGTAAGCACCTATACGGCTCAAACAACTTTACAAGAAAGGGAAATATTACGCCAACAATTTGAAAGTGGAGAGTTGCAGGGTTTAGTCGCAATTCGTTGTTTAGATGAAGGTGTTGATATTCCGGCAATTCAAACTGCGGTAATTTTATCAAGTTCTGGAAATCCTCGCCAGTTTATTCAACGAAGAGGGCGAGTTTTACGTCCTCATCCGGGTAAGGAACGCGCGACAATATTTGACATGATTGTTTTACCACCAGATTTAGATAGAGAAACTATCGAAGTTGAGCGTAATTTGTTGAAAAAGGAATTACGTCGCTTTGTAGAGTTTGCCGATTTAGCTGATAACGCAGGTGTTGCAAGAATGAAGTTACTTGATTTACAAAAACGATATGGTTTATTAGATATTTGA